The following proteins are encoded in a genomic region of Sorangiineae bacterium MSr12523:
- a CDS encoding serine/threonine protein kinase, with the protein MRGLSMLMEGEVFLEKYRIERQIGCGGMGAVYSAVDIDLDRRVAIKVLLPEIAASSLAATRFVNEGRAAARVEGDHVARVFAAGRTPDGLPYMVMEFLEGVDLEGLLRKRGRLAVWEAVDILRQALKGVAEAHRHGIVHRDLKPANLFLHRRGDGGYVVKVLDFGVSKANRPSTLATSDDQEEAELTVTKTLLGSPAYMSPEQLYDSKRVDVRTDIWSLGVIFYEMLAGVAPFEEKSLSDLVVAILHKTPPPLRELRPDIAPELERILDGCLTRDRDQRTASASVLAEQLEAFAASGLGDADTEPPPSLTEPAHTLVEPVRAMAEAAAATIVEPPPSSMMPPPSSMTPSSSLVKTHVWEPKPPPSLVLQVSFFFLMLAAFAVACIAMWRP; encoded by the coding sequence GTATGGGTGCCGTCTATTCGGCGGTAGATATCGACCTGGACAGGCGGGTTGCCATCAAAGTACTGCTTCCCGAGATCGCGGCCTCGTCTTTGGCCGCGACACGATTCGTGAATGAGGGCCGTGCGGCTGCGCGTGTCGAGGGCGACCACGTGGCACGTGTGTTTGCCGCCGGTCGCACGCCGGATGGCCTTCCGTATATGGTCATGGAGTTTCTCGAGGGTGTCGACCTGGAAGGGCTTTTGCGCAAACGCGGAAGGCTCGCGGTATGGGAGGCCGTCGATATCCTTCGTCAAGCACTGAAGGGTGTCGCAGAAGCGCATCGGCACGGCATCGTCCACCGCGATCTCAAGCCGGCCAACCTGTTCCTGCACCGGCGGGGTGACGGGGGCTACGTGGTCAAAGTGCTCGACTTCGGTGTCTCGAAGGCGAACCGGCCATCGACGCTCGCCACATCGGATGATCAGGAAGAGGCCGAGCTCACCGTTACGAAGACGCTGCTCGGATCACCGGCGTACATGTCGCCCGAGCAGCTGTACGACTCGAAGCGGGTCGATGTCCGCACCGACATTTGGTCGCTCGGCGTGATCTTTTACGAGATGCTTGCCGGAGTCGCCCCCTTCGAGGAGAAGTCCCTCAGCGATCTGGTCGTGGCGATTTTGCACAAGACACCGCCGCCGCTCCGCGAGCTGCGCCCGGACATCGCACCGGAACTGGAACGCATCCTCGACGGTTGCCTCACCCGCGATCGCGATCAGCGCACCGCGTCCGCATCCGTACTGGCCGAACAGCTGGAGGCCTTCGCCGCGAGCGGTCTTGGCGATGCCGATACGGAACCGCCGCCAAGCCTCACCGAGCCGGCGCACACCCTGGTCGAACCGGTGCGGGCCATGGCCGAGGCAGCCGCCGCAACCATCGTCGAGCCCCCGCCCTCGTCGATGATGCCCCCACCCTCCTCGATGACGCCCTCCTCATCCCTGGTGAAAACCCATGTGTGGGAGCCCAAGCCCCCACCGTCACTGGTGCTGCAGGTGTCGTTCTTCTTCCTCATGCTGGCAGCCTTCGCCGTAGCCTGCATCGCCATGTGGCGCCCCTAA
- a CDS encoding LUD domain-containing protein: protein MANSRNDILRALRAAHVPPKPLPDLPTSGVQYPDVHAQFAKSLSDVGGRCIFAGDGDIEIALSKLPEYASAIRVLSLVPGAKKANVNMAAIIDPTELADVDVCVLPGQLGVAENGAVWVVEDGFPFRAGWYLAQHMVLVLRADTIVHNMHEAYERISVGARGFSTFISGPSKTADIEQSLVIGAQGPRSCTALVV from the coding sequence GTGGCCAATAGCCGAAACGATATTTTGCGCGCGCTGCGTGCGGCGCACGTTCCACCGAAGCCGCTGCCCGATCTGCCGACGTCGGGCGTGCAGTATCCCGACGTGCACGCTCAATTCGCCAAGAGCCTTTCCGACGTGGGTGGACGGTGCATTTTCGCCGGCGATGGCGATATCGAAATAGCGCTTTCGAAATTGCCGGAATACGCGTCGGCCATTCGTGTTCTGTCGCTGGTGCCGGGCGCGAAAAAGGCCAACGTGAACATGGCGGCCATCATCGACCCCACCGAGCTCGCGGACGTCGACGTGTGCGTGCTGCCCGGCCAATTGGGCGTGGCCGAAAACGGCGCAGTCTGGGTCGTCGAAGACGGCTTCCCCTTCCGCGCCGGCTGGTATTTGGCCCAGCACATGGTGCTCGTGCTTCGCGCCGACACCATCGTGCACAACATGCATGAGGCCTACGAGCGCATCTCCGTGGGCGCGCGGGGCTTTTCGACCTTCATCTCGGGCCCCTCGAAAACCGCCGACATCGAACAATCCCTCGTCATCGGCGCCCAAGGCCCCCGCTCCTGCACGGCGCTGGTCGTCTGA
- a CDS encoding lactate utilization protein, protein MNEGTTEHPENAAAFVANDARLKWHDQSLWFVREKRDRASSVIPEWESLRALGADIKAHTLSRLADYLEEFEKKATALGAHVHFARDAEEHNRIVHGLLRERNVTRVVKSKSMLTEQCGLNHHLEAHGIEVIDTDLGERIVQLRHEPPSHIVMPAIHLKKEEIGDLFHDTMGSASGISDPKVLTEVARGQLRGNLLAAQAGITGVNFAIAETGGFVVCTNEGNADLGTAIPPLHIASMGIEKVIPRAKDLGVFLRLLARSATGQPVTAYSSHFHGPRPGGELHIVIVDHGRSEILGREHYRRTLQCIRCGACMNTCPVYRRSGGHSYGVTVPGPLGAVLAPHIDPKKHRSLPFASTLCGSCSDVCPVQIDLHQQLLLWRGDLGRAELIPLRKRAASQLAGWVLARTWAYEFLGRIARWILPKLPKALLRANDWGRQRELPPAPKESFREMYRRRRGQ, encoded by the coding sequence ATGAATGAAGGGACGACGGAGCACCCGGAAAACGCCGCGGCGTTCGTGGCGAACGATGCGCGGCTGAAATGGCATGACCAGTCCTTGTGGTTCGTGCGCGAGAAGCGCGATCGCGCATCGTCGGTGATTCCCGAGTGGGAGTCGTTGCGCGCGCTCGGCGCGGACATCAAAGCGCACACGTTGTCGCGCCTGGCCGACTACTTGGAGGAGTTCGAGAAGAAGGCGACGGCGCTGGGGGCGCACGTGCACTTCGCGCGCGATGCGGAGGAGCACAATCGCATCGTCCATGGATTGCTCCGGGAGCGAAATGTCACGCGCGTGGTGAAGAGCAAATCGATGCTCACCGAGCAGTGCGGATTGAATCATCATTTGGAGGCGCACGGCATCGAGGTCATCGACACGGATTTGGGCGAGCGCATCGTGCAGCTCCGGCACGAGCCGCCCAGCCACATCGTGATGCCGGCGATCCATTTGAAGAAGGAGGAGATTGGCGATCTTTTCCACGACACGATGGGCTCGGCGTCGGGCATTTCCGATCCCAAGGTGCTGACCGAGGTCGCGCGGGGGCAGCTTCGCGGGAACCTTTTGGCGGCGCAAGCGGGGATCACGGGGGTGAATTTCGCCATCGCGGAGACGGGCGGTTTCGTGGTGTGCACCAACGAAGGCAATGCGGATTTGGGCACAGCGATTCCGCCGTTGCACATCGCCTCCATGGGCATCGAGAAGGTGATTCCGCGGGCGAAAGATCTGGGGGTATTTTTGCGGCTGCTCGCGCGCTCCGCCACCGGGCAGCCGGTGACGGCGTATTCGTCGCATTTCCACGGGCCGCGGCCCGGCGGAGAGCTGCACATCGTGATTGTCGATCACGGGCGCAGCGAAATCCTGGGTCGCGAGCACTACCGGCGCACCCTGCAGTGCATCCGCTGCGGGGCGTGCATGAACACGTGCCCCGTGTACCGGCGCAGCGGTGGCCATAGTTACGGGGTGACGGTGCCCGGGCCTTTGGGGGCGGTGCTGGCGCCGCACATCGATCCAAAGAAGCACCGCAGTTTGCCGTTTGCCTCGACGTTGTGCGGCTCGTGCAGCGATGTGTGCCCGGTGCAGATTGATTTGCATCAGCAGCTGCTCTTGTGGCGGGGCGATTTGGGGCGTGCCGAGCTGATTCCGCTGCGCAAGCGCGCGGCGTCGCAGCTGGCCGGCTGGGTGCTGGCGCGCACGTGGGCGTACGAGTTCTTGGGCCGGATCGCCCGCTGGATTTTGCCGAAGCTGCCGAAGGCGCTTCTTCGCGCGAACGACTGGGGGCGCCAGCGCGAGCTTCCACCTGCACCGAAGGAGAGTTTTCGCGAGATGTACCGGAGGCGTCGTGGCCAATAG
- a CDS encoding (Fe-S)-binding protein translates to MINAALFIPCYVDQFYPHVGLATLELLERYGVRVEYPQAQTCCGQPVFNSGSFDVAKPIADKFLEVFSSYQYIVCPSGSCTSMVRNHYAELVPDRIAELRSKTFELCEFLHDVLGVKPEGRFPHRVGLHASCHGLRELRLGSGSERRVQPFDKVRSLLSGLEGIQFADLSRKDECCGFGGTFAVGEEAVSVAMGNGRIADHERGGAEIITGGDMSCLMHLDGLLRRQKKPIRVMHVAEILAEATANE, encoded by the coding sequence ATGATTAATGCCGCCCTCTTCATTCCCTGTTACGTCGACCAGTTCTATCCGCATGTTGGGCTCGCCACCCTGGAACTGCTCGAACGCTATGGCGTCCGCGTAGAGTACCCGCAGGCCCAAACTTGTTGCGGTCAGCCGGTTTTCAATTCGGGTTCGTTCGATGTTGCCAAGCCCATCGCGGACAAGTTCCTGGAGGTGTTCTCATCCTACCAATACATAGTGTGCCCATCTGGGAGTTGCACCTCCATGGTGCGCAATCACTACGCCGAGCTGGTGCCGGATCGCATCGCCGAGCTCCGCAGCAAGACCTTCGAGCTGTGCGAGTTTCTCCATGACGTGTTGGGGGTGAAGCCCGAGGGGCGATTTCCGCATCGCGTGGGTTTGCACGCGAGCTGCCACGGCTTGCGGGAGCTGCGTCTGGGCAGTGGGAGTGAGCGGCGCGTGCAGCCGTTCGACAAGGTGCGGTCTCTTTTGTCCGGGCTCGAAGGCATTCAATTTGCGGACCTCTCGCGCAAGGACGAGTGTTGCGGTTTTGGGGGCACCTTCGCGGTTGGTGAAGAGGCGGTGTCGGTGGCGATGGGCAATGGGCGCATCGCGGATCATGAGCGTGGTGGGGCCGAGATCATCACCGGCGGAGACATGAGCTGCCTGATGCACCTCGATGGATTGCTGCGGCGGCAGAAGAAGCCGATACGCGTGATGCACGTGGCGGAGATTTTGGCGGAGGCGACAGCCAATGAATGA
- a CDS encoding aldo/keto reductase — protein sequence MEFRQLGGSGLKVPVLCFGTGTFGGRGEFFGSWGKNGVDDARRLVDICLEAGVNFFDSANTYSDGLSEEILGKAIAGRRDKVLISTKGSFRFGQGPNDVGSSRHFLVSAVEGSLKRLGTDYIDVYQLHGFDAQTPIFEALRTLDDLVRAGKIRYVGCSNFSGWHLMKSLAIADQYGFSRYVAHQAYYSLVGREFEWELMPLGLEEKVGTLVWSPLGWGRLGGKVRRGQPLPAESRLHTKITVDEGPPVPNEHVYKVVDALDEIAKETGKTVAQISLNWLLGRPTVSSVIFGARNEEQLRQNIGAVGWKLTPEQRAKLDEVSATTPVYPYWHQRLFERNPPPV from the coding sequence ATGGAATTCAGACAGCTTGGCGGTTCAGGACTCAAAGTTCCCGTCCTTTGCTTCGGCACGGGGACGTTCGGCGGGCGGGGGGAATTCTTCGGCAGTTGGGGAAAGAACGGGGTCGACGACGCGAGGCGGTTGGTCGACATCTGCCTCGAGGCGGGGGTCAACTTCTTCGACTCGGCCAACACCTATTCGGATGGCCTCTCGGAGGAAATCCTGGGCAAGGCCATCGCCGGCCGGCGCGACAAGGTGCTCATCTCCACCAAAGGCAGCTTCCGCTTTGGCCAGGGCCCGAACGACGTGGGCTCGTCGCGGCACTTCCTCGTGTCGGCCGTCGAGGGCTCGCTCAAGCGCCTCGGGACCGACTACATCGATGTCTACCAGCTCCACGGCTTCGACGCGCAGACGCCGATCTTCGAGGCGCTGCGCACGCTCGACGATCTCGTTCGCGCGGGCAAGATCCGGTACGTGGGCTGCTCGAATTTCTCCGGGTGGCACCTGATGAAGTCCCTGGCCATCGCGGACCAATACGGCTTTTCGCGCTACGTCGCCCATCAAGCCTATTACTCGCTCGTGGGGCGCGAGTTCGAGTGGGAGCTGATGCCGCTGGGGCTCGAGGAAAAAGTGGGCACCCTCGTTTGGAGCCCGCTCGGCTGGGGAAGGCTCGGGGGCAAGGTCCGCCGCGGGCAACCGTTGCCGGCGGAGAGTCGCCTCCACACCAAGATCACGGTGGACGAGGGCCCGCCGGTCCCGAACGAACATGTGTACAAGGTCGTCGATGCGCTCGACGAGATCGCGAAAGAAACCGGCAAGACCGTCGCGCAGATCTCCCTCAACTGGCTCCTCGGGCGGCCCACGGTCTCGAGCGTCATCTTCGGGGCGCGCAACGAAGAGCAACTCCGGCAAAACATCGGCGCAGTCGGCTGGAAGCTCACGCCCGAGCAACGCGCCAAGCTCGATGAGGTCAGCGCGACGACGCCGGTGTATCCGTATTGGCACCAGCGGCTTTTCGAGCGCAACCCACCTCCAGTGTGA
- a CDS encoding SlyX family protein, protein MSADPTEARLIELEIRYSHLERLVEQLNRVVFEQGKTIEGLRAELLRMRNRLDDAPEAIRDRTTHLVDEKPPHY, encoded by the coding sequence ATGAGCGCAGATCCTACGGAAGCACGATTGATCGAGCTGGAGATTCGCTACTCCCATCTCGAGCGGCTCGTCGAGCAATTGAATCGGGTGGTGTTCGAGCAGGGCAAGACCATCGAAGGCCTGCGCGCGGAGCTTCTTCGGATGCGCAATCGGTTGGACGACGCCCCGGAAGCGATTAGAGATCGTACGACCCATTTGGTGGACGAGAAGCCACCGCACTACTAA